A genome region from Akkermansiaceae bacterium includes the following:
- a CDS encoding helix-turn-helix transcriptional regulator yields MKSHEVLRELFEIRSPKQLASELGVSVSLIYKWAEPSGDRGSGTPNPLERIAALLKVTGDVRIAEWICRMAGGFYTRSPNAMVDGETDSVAVATNRIVQDFAGMLSSIATAAMDDRIDANETAEIRGRWENLKSVTETFVCCCEHGNFQAIRSAVGALRAD; encoded by the coding sequence ATGAAATCGCATGAAGTCCTCAGGGAACTTTTCGAAATCAGATCACCGAAGCAGCTCGCCTCGGAGCTTGGGGTATCGGTTTCCCTGATCTACAAGTGGGCCGAGCCGAGCGGCGATCGCGGCAGCGGGACTCCGAATCCGCTGGAGCGCATCGCCGCGCTGCTCAAGGTGACCGGAGATGTCAGGATCGCCGAGTGGATCTGCCGCATGGCCGGCGGGTTCTACACGCGCAGCCCGAATGCCATGGTTGATGGGGAAACTGATTCGGTGGCGGTTGCGACGAACCGCATCGTGCAGGATTTTGCCGGAATGCTTTCTTCGATCGCCACGGCGGCCATGGACGACAGGATCGACGCGAACGAGACAGCAGAAATCCGGGGGCGGTGGGAGAACCTGAAGTCTGTGACGGAAACATTCGTCTGCTGCTGTGAGCACGGAAATTTTCAAGCCATACGAAGCGCCGTCGGGGCGTTGCGAGCAGACTGA
- a CDS encoding bifunctional rhamnulose-1-phosphate aldolase/short-chain dehydrogenase yields the protein MSNFKHVTYSWDDSHAASLDAVDRLVYRSNILGADQRITNTGGGNTSSKIMETDPLTGQQTEVLWVKGSGGDLRTSKRENFSSLYQDKLIGLQSVYAAKPDNGLKTPAEDEMVGMYFHTTFNLNPRPSSIDTPLHSFLSGKHVDHMHPNAIIAIAASKNCQALTKEIFEGEMEYVPWMRPGFELGLAMQEIEKAKPSTQAIMMGQHGFISWDNDDKKCYELTLRLIDKAAQYIEDKYEAKGGDAKAFGGQEYQTLPEEQRRATSAGILPWLRGQVSQQKRFIGTIQDDEKILRFVNSADAPRLAELGTSCPDHFLRTKIKPLYVAWDPQSEDAAALKQKLADGLVQYRKDYAMYYENCKHANSPAMRDPNPTVVLIPGLGMIAWGKDKSESRVTAEFYNCAVEVMRGAEAIDEYISLPQQEAFDIEYWLLEEAKLQRMPAEKELARQVAIVVGAGSGIGKETAHRLVKEGAHIVCVDMNLEAAQGTAKEITDKYGLGIGVAGTGISNCGLAIGLAANITDRASVRSMLDQVALAYGGFDHICVTAGVFWPSDTTGHIPDDKWAFTFSVNVTGSYIVGDEAFKSWKEQGLKGNLVLTTSANGAVAKKGSLAYDTSKAAANHLVRELAIELAPLVRVNAVAPATVVQGSAMFPRDRVIGSLAKYDIPFTEDEETESLVSKLAQFYADRTLTKAPITPADQAEAYFIFVTNRLSKSTGQIITVDGGLHEAFLR from the coding sequence ATGTCAAATTTCAAACACGTAACCTATTCCTGGGACGATTCCCACGCCGCCAGTCTTGATGCTGTGGACAGGCTTGTCTATCGCTCAAATATCCTCGGCGCGGACCAGCGCATCACCAACACCGGCGGCGGCAACACTTCCTCCAAGATCATGGAGACCGATCCCCTCACCGGCCAGCAGACCGAAGTGCTTTGGGTGAAAGGCTCCGGCGGCGACCTCCGAACCTCGAAGCGCGAGAACTTCTCCTCCCTTTACCAGGACAAGCTCATCGGCCTCCAGTCCGTCTATGCGGCGAAGCCTGACAACGGCCTCAAGACGCCTGCGGAAGATGAAATGGTCGGAATGTATTTCCACACCACCTTCAACCTTAACCCACGCCCTTCCTCGATCGACACCCCGCTCCATAGCTTCCTGTCCGGCAAGCACGTCGATCACATGCACCCCAACGCGATCATCGCCATCGCCGCTTCGAAAAACTGCCAGGCCCTGACCAAGGAGATTTTCGAAGGCGAAATGGAATACGTGCCCTGGATGCGTCCCGGCTTCGAGCTCGGCCTCGCGATGCAGGAAATCGAAAAAGCCAAGCCCTCCACCCAGGCGATCATGATGGGCCAGCACGGCTTCATCTCGTGGGACAACGATGACAAGAAGTGCTACGAACTCACCCTCCGCCTCATCGACAAGGCGGCGCAATACATCGAGGACAAATACGAAGCAAAGGGCGGCGACGCGAAAGCCTTCGGCGGCCAGGAATACCAGACGCTCCCCGAAGAGCAGCGCCGCGCGACCTCCGCCGGCATACTGCCATGGCTGCGCGGCCAGGTCTCCCAGCAGAAGCGCTTCATCGGCACGATCCAGGACGATGAGAAGATCCTCCGCTTCGTGAATTCGGCCGACGCACCCCGTCTCGCCGAGCTCGGCACATCCTGCCCCGACCACTTCCTCCGCACGAAGATCAAGCCGCTCTACGTCGCATGGGATCCGCAGTCCGAGGACGCCGCCGCACTCAAGCAAAAGCTCGCCGACGGCCTCGTCCAATACCGCAAGGACTACGCGATGTATTACGAAAACTGCAAGCACGCGAACTCCCCCGCCATGCGCGACCCGAACCCGACCGTGGTGCTCATCCCCGGCCTGGGCATGATCGCATGGGGCAAGGACAAGTCCGAGTCCCGCGTCACCGCCGAGTTCTACAACTGCGCCGTCGAAGTGATGCGCGGCGCGGAAGCCATCGACGAATATATCTCCCTCCCGCAGCAGGAAGCCTTCGACATCGAATACTGGCTGCTTGAGGAGGCGAAACTCCAGCGAATGCCCGCCGAGAAGGAACTCGCCCGCCAGGTGGCTATCGTCGTCGGCGCAGGCTCCGGCATCGGCAAGGAAACCGCCCACCGCCTCGTCAAGGAAGGAGCACACATCGTTTGCGTCGATATGAACCTGGAGGCCGCCCAAGGCACCGCCAAGGAGATCACCGACAAATACGGCCTCGGCATCGGAGTCGCCGGAACAGGCATTTCCAACTGCGGACTGGCTATCGGGCTTGCTGCGAACATCACCGACCGTGCGAGTGTCCGCTCCATGCTCGACCAGGTCGCCCTCGCATACGGAGGCTTCGACCACATCTGCGTTACCGCCGGTGTTTTCTGGCCATCCGATACGACAGGACACATTCCCGACGACAAGTGGGCGTTCACATTCAGTGTCAACGTTACCGGATCCTACATCGTCGGCGACGAGGCGTTCAAGAGCTGGAAGGAGCAAGGCCTCAAGGGCAACCTCGTCCTCACCACCTCCGCCAACGGCGCGGTCGCGAAGAAGGGTTCCCTCGCTTACGACACATCCAAAGCGGCCGCCAACCACCTCGTCCGCGAGCTGGCCATCGAGCTTGCACCGCTCGTCCGCGTCAATGCGGTCGCGCCTGCGACGGTTGTCCAGGGCTCAGCGATGTTCCCGCGCGACCGGGTCATCGGCTCCCTCGCAAAATACGACATCCCGTTCACCGAGGACGAGGAAACGGAATCCCTCGTCAGCAAGCTCGCCCAGTTCTACGCCGACCGCACCCTGACCAAGGCACCGATCACACCGGCAGACCAGGCCGAGGCATACTTCATCTTCGTGACGAACCGCCTCAGCAAATCCACCGGCCAGATCATCACCGTCGATGGCGGCCTGCACGAGGCGTTTCTCCGCTAG
- a CDS encoding DeoR/GlpR transcriptional regulator: MLAIERQRRILETAKRERTVRTQELAAILKVTEETVRRDLDALSRQGLLRRTHGGAADISIILDELSQSDRETRQADEKSAIAKLAAKHIKDHETIMLDASSTALELARHLPSGKSLRVVTYAHSVVEKLAIRSDIELILLGGTYEPKGRRFRGMLTEIGIRALRIDRFFFSGGGYHETRGVGEPSAEEARLKATIIAHADWKCAIMDHTKLGRVTDHFFAKPSEIDLFITDAKGADFCKSAALKGVRCEVA; the protein is encoded by the coding sequence ATGCTAGCGATCGAAAGACAGAGAAGGATCCTTGAAACGGCGAAGCGGGAGCGCACGGTCAGGACCCAGGAGCTTGCGGCGATACTTAAAGTCACGGAGGAGACCGTCCGGCGGGATCTCGACGCGCTTTCCCGGCAGGGCTTGCTGCGCCGCACCCACGGCGGGGCGGCGGATATCTCCATCATCCTCGACGAGCTTTCCCAGAGCGATCGGGAAACCCGGCAGGCGGATGAGAAATCCGCGATCGCAAAACTCGCGGCAAAGCACATCAAGGATCATGAGACCATCATGCTCGACGCCAGCTCCACCGCGCTGGAACTCGCCCGCCACCTGCCATCCGGCAAGAGCCTGCGCGTCGTGACCTACGCTCATTCGGTCGTGGAGAAACTGGCGATCCGCAGCGACATCGAGCTCATACTCCTCGGAGGAACTTACGAGCCGAAAGGCCGCCGTTTCCGGGGGATGCTTACGGAAATCGGAATCCGCGCCCTGCGCATCGACCGCTTCTTTTTCTCAGGCGGAGGCTACCACGAGACCCGCGGGGTGGGGGAGCCGAGCGCCGAGGAAGCCCGCCTCAAGGCCACGATCATCGCCCACGCGGACTGGAAATGCGCGATCATGGATCACACGAAACTCGGCAGGGTGACCGACCATTTTTTCGCAAAGCCGTCCGAGATCGACCTCTTCATCACCGATGCGAAGGGAGCTGATTTCTGTAAATCCGCTGCATTGAAAGGAGTCAGGTGCGAGGTCGCCTGA
- a CDS encoding GNAT family N-acetyltransferase, with translation MFEITTHSGQSARSFLDEVADLRIAVFREFPYLYDGSIDYERDYLSNYFSSEKSLLIIVKEKSRIVGISTSAPLEEADQAFQSSVLNGGLNPAEMLYFGESVLLPEFRGKGIGRRFFDLREEWALRWGFSVTGFCALERPDEHPLRPADYRPLHSFWESRGYRKREDLVVKLPWREIGAVEVEIEHDLAFWLRSLA, from the coding sequence ATGTTTGAAATCACCACTCATTCCGGACAGTCCGCGCGATCCTTCCTGGACGAAGTCGCCGATCTCAGAATTGCTGTTTTCCGCGAATTTCCTTACCTATACGACGGCTCCATCGATTACGAGAGGGATTATCTTTCAAATTATTTTTCTTCGGAAAAAAGCCTGTTGATCATTGTAAAAGAAAAATCAAGGATTGTTGGAATATCTACATCAGCACCATTGGAAGAAGCGGATCAAGCATTCCAATCATCCGTTTTGAACGGTGGGTTAAATCCAGCAGAAATGCTGTATTTCGGCGAATCCGTATTACTGCCGGAGTTCCGGGGAAAAGGCATAGGTCGGCGTTTTTTTGATCTCAGGGAAGAATGGGCGCTTCGTTGGGGGTTTTCGGTCACCGGATTTTGTGCGTTGGAGCGTCCCGACGAGCATCCTTTGCGTCCAGCCGATTACAGGCCGCTGCATTCGTTCTGGGAATCCCGCGGCTACAGGAAGCGGGAAGATCTCGTGGTGAAGCTCCCATGGCGGGAGATCGGAGCAGTCGAGGTTGAGATCGAGCACGATCTCGCGTTCTGGTTGCGTAGTCTTGCTTAG
- a CDS encoding DNA polymerase, producing MDRPLTALFLDMDSYFASVEQHLDPSLRGKPVGVAPVMAESSSCIAASYEAKAFGVKTGTNIAEARKMCPGIAIVESKPSEYIRFHHRIIEAVEDCIHVEEVLSIDEMWAVLPTNLREIRHVEALREAIRKKIRSDVSPAITMSLGAAPNRYLAKMASKMRKPDGMFIIRHSDLPDILHELKLKDMHGIGKNMELRLRAHGIHSVRELCAASKPALHAAWGSIQGDRLWHLLRGEIIPDIVTSRKSLGHSHVLPPEARAPENAWPVLCKLLHKACERMRSHGMLAGCLTMQISFLRGGAWAAEIRTPETDVTLRLLKMLDRLWRERPEPGSKLLKIGVLLSRLVTKDNFTPELFSSHVADAMADPNGDSSEKLRKLDETMDQLRARYGRHCVFYGNIQGFQDHAPMRISFGHVPVVETEQD from the coding sequence GTGGATCGCCCCCTGACCGCCCTTTTCCTGGATATGGACAGCTACTTCGCCTCGGTGGAGCAGCACCTCGATCCGTCCCTGCGCGGGAAGCCTGTGGGGGTTGCTCCGGTGATGGCGGAGTCCTCCTCCTGCATCGCCGCGAGCTACGAGGCGAAGGCCTTCGGGGTGAAAACCGGAACCAACATCGCGGAGGCGCGGAAGATGTGCCCGGGCATCGCTATCGTCGAGAGCAAGCCGTCCGAATACATCCGCTTTCACCACCGCATCATCGAGGCGGTGGAGGACTGCATCCATGTGGAGGAGGTGCTTTCCATCGACGAGATGTGGGCGGTGCTACCCACGAATCTCCGGGAAATCCGGCATGTGGAGGCCTTGCGGGAAGCGATCAGAAAGAAGATCCGTAGCGATGTTTCCCCGGCGATCACCATGAGCCTGGGAGCAGCGCCGAACAGGTATCTGGCGAAAATGGCTTCCAAGATGCGCAAGCCGGACGGGATGTTCATTATCCGCCACAGCGATCTCCCGGACATCCTTCATGAGCTCAAGCTCAAGGATATGCATGGGATCGGGAAAAACATGGAGCTGCGCCTCCGCGCCCACGGCATCCACTCAGTCCGCGAACTCTGCGCCGCCAGCAAGCCCGCGCTGCATGCCGCTTGGGGCAGCATCCAGGGCGACAGGCTATGGCACCTGCTGCGCGGGGAAATTATCCCGGATATTGTAACAAGTAGGAAGTCCCTCGGGCATTCCCATGTCTTGCCGCCGGAGGCGAGGGCGCCCGAAAACGCTTGGCCGGTGCTCTGCAAGCTCCTTCACAAGGCCTGCGAGCGGATGCGCTCCCACGGAATGCTGGCCGGATGCCTGACGATGCAGATCAGCTTTCTGCGTGGCGGAGCCTGGGCGGCGGAAATCCGCACTCCGGAAACCGATGTAACCCTGCGACTCCTCAAAATGCTCGACCGACTCTGGCGCGAGCGCCCCGAACCCGGATCAAAACTCCTCAAGATCGGCGTCTTGCTCAGTCGGCTCGTCACCAAGGACAATTTCACGCCCGAGCTGTTTTCCAGCCATGTGGCCGATGCGATGGCCGATCCCAACGGTGATTCCAGCGAAAAACTGCGCAAGCTCGACGAAACGATGGATCAGCTCCGTGCCCGCTACGGTCGCCATTGCGTGTTCTACGGAAACATCCAGGGATTCCAAGACCACGCACCGATGCGCATCAGCTTCGGCCACGTGCCGGTGGTGGAGACGGAGCAGGATTGA
- a CDS encoding ABC transporter ATP-binding protein produces the protein MIETRDLHRSYRIGKKSIEVLHGIDLSIRKGEKVFLCGPSGAGKTTLLYTLAGLEQPERGSVYIAGTDLYAMGRKAQAAFRNKSIGYVFQNYHLLPELTAVENVSVPGAIAGVNRMAEALLALERVGLKDRADHLPAELSGGEQQRVAIARAIVNEPAVLFADEPTGNLDSSTSKEIMEILLELADEKSVTLVVVTHDQGLASVGDRTLVIKDGKVG, from the coding sequence ATGATTGAGACGCGGGATTTGCACAGGAGCTACCGGATCGGTAAGAAATCGATCGAGGTGCTGCACGGCATCGACCTGAGCATACGCAAGGGCGAAAAGGTATTCCTCTGCGGACCCAGCGGGGCGGGCAAGACGACGCTTCTCTACACCCTCGCCGGGCTGGAACAGCCGGAGCGGGGGAGTGTTTACATCGCCGGGACAGATCTCTACGCGATGGGACGCAAGGCTCAGGCGGCGTTCCGCAACAAATCCATCGGCTACGTGTTCCAAAACTACCACCTGCTGCCGGAGTTGACCGCCGTGGAGAACGTATCAGTGCCGGGAGCCATCGCCGGGGTGAATCGGATGGCGGAGGCACTGCTTGCGCTGGAGCGGGTGGGGCTCAAGGACAGGGCGGATCACCTGCCCGCCGAATTATCCGGAGGGGAGCAGCAACGGGTGGCCATCGCGAGAGCCATCGTGAACGAACCGGCGGTGCTTTTCGCCGACGAACCGACCGGAAACCTGGACTCAAGCACGAGCAAGGAAATTATGGAAATATTACTGGAACTCGCTGATGAAAAAAGTGTTACGCTTGTAGTTGTGACCCATGACCAGGGCTTGGCATCGGTGGGCGATAGGACACTGGTGATCAAGGATGGGAAAGTGGGCTGA
- the fabD gene encoding ACP S-malonyltransferase, giving the protein MTQPVILFSGQGAQKIGMARDWIESSPLALDLAKQADAALGYSLSDIMFEGPEESLTATSKCQPALYLHGLIGLALLKERVPGFQPAAAAGLSLGEFTAHAAAGTFSFIDGLKLVSQRGTFMEEACKATDGAMAALIGGEEEKIRELAAATDVDVANLNAPGQIVISGSSAGVDDAVAKAKDFGIRRAIKLNVAGAYHSRLMASAQDKLAAELAGTSITSPTIPVVANFTSSPVSSPEEIRSTLTAQVTGSVRWIESIQHLVAQGHTHFIEIGPGKVIAGLVAKIAPEATVISVEDIASLEAAVEKLS; this is encoded by the coding sequence ATGACCCAACCAGTTATCCTATTCTCCGGACAAGGCGCACAGAAAATCGGCATGGCCCGCGATTGGATCGAATCCTCGCCCCTCGCCCTGGATCTCGCCAAGCAAGCGGATGCCGCGCTCGGCTATTCCCTGAGCGACATCATGTTCGAAGGCCCCGAGGAAAGCCTCACGGCCACCTCGAAATGCCAGCCCGCCCTGTACCTCCATGGTCTGATCGGCTTGGCGCTGCTCAAAGAGCGCGTCCCGGGCTTCCAACCCGCTGCCGCAGCCGGGCTTTCGCTCGGCGAATTCACAGCGCACGCCGCCGCCGGAACCTTCTCTTTCATCGACGGCCTCAAGCTCGTCTCCCAGCGCGGCACTTTCATGGAAGAGGCTTGCAAGGCCACCGACGGAGCCATGGCCGCCCTGATCGGCGGTGAGGAGGAAAAGATCCGCGAACTCGCCGCCGCGACGGATGTCGATGTCGCCAACCTCAACGCCCCCGGCCAGATCGTCATTTCCGGCAGCTCAGCAGGTGTAGACGATGCGGTCGCCAAGGCCAAGGACTTCGGCATCCGCCGCGCGATCAAGCTCAACGTCGCCGGAGCCTATCACTCCCGCCTGATGGCCTCCGCCCAGGACAAGCTCGCCGCCGAGCTCGCCGGAACCTCCATCACCAGCCCCACCATCCCGGTGGTTGCGAATTTCACCTCCAGCCCCGTCTCTTCGCCGGAGGAGATCCGCTCCACCCTTACCGCACAGGTCACCGGCTCCGTCCGCTGGATCGAATCCATCCAGCACCTAGTCGCCCAGGGGCACACCCACTTCATCGAGATCGGCCCCGGCAAGGTGATCGCAGGACTCGTTGCAAAAATCGCTCCCGAGGCTACGGTTATTTCCGTTGAGGACATCGCCTCCCTCGAAGCGGCCGTCGAGAAGCTTTCCTGA
- a CDS encoding cysteine desulfurase, which produces MLPTSLRDDFPALDITVNGKPLVYLDNAATSHNPRAVLDASRFYYEAQNSNIHRGTHHLARIATEAHEAARRTVAAHLNAASPDEIIFTSGTTDGINLAANILPLSPGDEILISTLEHHSNIVPWQLAAERSGAVLKVIPCDEDGVLDQAAFLNLLSGRTKILALTWVSNAFGTVNPVREMTAAAKSHGATVLIDAAQAIPHMAIDVQALGADLLVFSGHKVYAPTGIGVLWGRLDLLKTLPPWKGGGEMIKEVSFSGTTYNDPPFRYEAGTPNIEGGIALAAALDYVNSIGITDIHAHEQTLISQAATGLSEIPGIRLYGPADRACSLSFAIEGVHHYDLGTLIDQMGVAVRTGHHCCQPLMARFGITGTTRASFALYNTEEETEALASAVRRAAGMLR; this is translated from the coding sequence ATGCTACCCACCTCCTTACGCGACGATTTCCCAGCCCTTGACATCACCGTCAACGGCAAGCCCTTGGTTTATCTCGATAACGCAGCGACTTCCCACAATCCGCGCGCCGTGCTCGATGCTTCGCGCTTTTATTACGAGGCGCAGAACTCGAACATCCACCGCGGCACCCATCACCTCGCCCGCATCGCCACGGAAGCGCACGAGGCGGCTCGTCGCACAGTCGCCGCCCACCTCAACGCGGCCTCACCGGACGAGATCATTTTCACCTCAGGCACCACGGACGGGATCAACCTGGCAGCCAACATCCTGCCCCTCTCGCCCGGTGATGAAATCCTCATCTCCACCCTTGAGCATCACTCGAACATCGTCCCTTGGCAGCTCGCAGCAGAGCGTTCCGGAGCCGTCCTGAAAGTCATCCCCTGCGACGAGGATGGCGTCCTAGACCAGGCGGCGTTCCTGAATCTCCTTTCCGGGAGAACCAAAATCCTCGCCCTCACCTGGGTGTCGAACGCCTTCGGCACGGTCAATCCCGTCCGTGAGATGACCGCCGCCGCCAAAAGCCACGGAGCCACCGTCCTCATCGATGCCGCCCAGGCCATCCCGCACATGGCCATCGATGTGCAGGCGCTCGGCGCGGACTTACTCGTCTTTTCCGGTCACAAGGTCTATGCCCCCACCGGCATCGGCGTGCTGTGGGGACGGCTCGATCTATTGAAAACCCTCCCCCCATGGAAAGGTGGCGGTGAAATGATCAAGGAAGTCTCCTTTTCCGGCACCACCTACAACGACCCGCCGTTCCGATACGAGGCCGGCACCCCCAACATCGAGGGCGGCATCGCCCTTGCCGCGGCCCTCGATTACGTCAACTCGATCGGCATCACCGATATCCATGCCCACGAGCAAACGCTCATTTCGCAGGCCGCCACAGGCCTTTCCGAGATCCCCGGCATCCGCCTCTACGGGCCGGCCGACCGCGCCTGCTCGCTTTCCTTCGCCATCGAGGGTGTCCATCACTACGATCTCGGCACGCTCATCGACCAGATGGGAGTCGCTGTCCGCACCGGCCACCATTGCTGCCAGCCGCTCATGGCTCGCTTCGGCATCACCGGCACCACCCGAGCCTCCTTCGCCCTCTACAACACCGAGGAAGAAACCGAAGCCCTCGCTTCCGCAGTGAGAAGGGCTGCCGGGATGCTGCGGTGA
- a CDS encoding phosphopantothenoylcysteine decarboxylase has protein sequence MKIVLGITGSIAAYKSADLASQLVKAGHEVHAVMTRSACEFITPLTLQTLTRNPVLVSLEDEKDSWKPGHIDLADSADLLLIAPASANTLGLLANGLAPDPLTSIYLALPRETKVLIAPAMNGKMWFHPATQRNVAQLKADGCEFIAPATGDLACGYQGIGRLADLADILATVGG, from the coding sequence ATGAAAATCGTCCTCGGAATCACCGGATCCATCGCCGCCTACAAGTCCGCGGATCTCGCGTCCCAGCTTGTGAAAGCCGGGCATGAAGTCCATGCGGTGATGACTCGTTCCGCCTGCGAGTTCATCACCCCCCTCACCCTTCAAACGCTCACGCGCAATCCTGTTCTCGTCTCGCTGGAGGATGAGAAGGATTCTTGGAAGCCCGGCCACATCGATCTCGCCGACAGCGCCGACCTTTTGCTCATCGCCCCCGCCTCGGCGAATACCCTTGGTCTCCTTGCCAACGGTCTCGCCCCCGATCCGCTCACTTCCATCTACCTTGCGCTCCCGCGTGAAACGAAAGTCCTCATCGCCCCCGCCATGAACGGCAAGATGTGGTTCCATCCCGCGACGCAACGCAATGTCGCCCAGCTCAAGGCGGACGGCTGTGAGTTCATAGCCCCTGCCACCGGCGATCTCGCCTGCGGTTACCAAGGCATAGGCAGGCTGGCGGATCTTGCGGACATCCTGGCAACTGTCGGCGGCTGA